The following nucleotide sequence is from Terriglobales bacterium.
TGATTTTCAGATGCCAGGAATCAACGGAATCGAGACGGCACGCCGCATGGCCGAAATAGCACCTGCCATTCCCGTTGTGCTTTTCACGCAGCACGCCAGCGCTGACTTGGAACGGCACGCCCTTGAGGTAGGCATTCGATCGGTTGTGTCCAAAACAAACGCCTTTCCAATGGTCGGAATGATTGAATCGCTCCTGGGATCCGGCGACGGCAACACCACTAGCGACCACTCAGACTCCAAAAACCCTGATTAGGCCCGTCTTGCACCAATCGCTTCGCTAGTAGATTCGCGTATCGGTGCAAATGCGAGTATAGACTTGCAAACTCGAAAGAGCGATTGAGCCCGCCGCACAAACGATAATTGCAGCCACGATTGGCAGAGCTGAATGAACCCCCAAAGCCCAATCAGTGGATCCCACCTAAACGGCAGCGCTTCGTCCGGTGAGGAAATGCGCGACGAACAAAACGACTGCGATCACGAGCAGCAGATGGATCGCTCCGAACGTCACGTGGAATGCGATAAATCCCAGCAACCACAA
It contains:
- a CDS encoding response regulator transcription factor → MRTRFLIVDDSDLVRRSLRMVLQANPDWEICGEAADGVSAVEMFKELRPNIVILDFQMPGINGIETARRMAEIAPAIPVVLFTQHASADLERHALEVGIRSVVSKTNAFPMVGMIESLLGSGDGNTTSDHSDSKNPD